A stretch of Paenibacillus peoriae DNA encodes these proteins:
- a CDS encoding carbohydrate ABC transporter permease, with product MKGSSQKLAPYLFIGPSIILLTLFSLLPILLALVISFTDMDLSGLVNYDSIRFIGLENYTNVLLDPSFIKSLGNTLFFVIIGVPLVLIFSLSIAILINMGKSRAFKIFRVVFYLPSVTNVVAVAVVWSYLYNPTLGLFNYVLGLMNLGPVPWLTDPTVAKVSLIVLAVWRGIGLNMIIFIAAIKGIPGSYYEAAQLDGANTWQQIRYITLPQLRYAIFFVSITTMIGWLQFFEEPFVMTKGKPLDGTLTASLFIYNNGFQFSKFGYAAAGSFILFFAIIAVTLIQFRLQNKAES from the coding sequence ATGAAAGGAAGCTCGCAGAAGCTTGCGCCATACTTGTTTATCGGTCCCTCCATCATCCTGTTAACGCTGTTTTCGCTGTTGCCGATACTACTGGCGCTCGTGATCAGCTTCACGGATATGGATCTGTCCGGACTCGTTAATTATGATAGTATTCGCTTTATAGGTCTCGAAAATTATACAAACGTACTATTGGACCCTTCCTTTATAAAGTCCCTTGGTAATACCCTGTTCTTCGTCATCATCGGTGTTCCGTTGGTGCTGATATTTTCGCTTAGCATCGCGATTCTGATTAACATGGGTAAATCACGTGCTTTCAAAATATTCCGCGTCGTGTTCTATCTACCATCCGTAACGAATGTGGTTGCGGTCGCGGTCGTTTGGAGCTATCTGTATAATCCGACGCTGGGATTATTCAACTATGTACTTGGTCTGATGAATTTAGGTCCCGTCCCATGGCTGACTGATCCAACAGTAGCGAAAGTTTCGTTGATTGTGTTAGCAGTTTGGCGGGGCATCGGTTTAAACATGATTATTTTTATTGCGGCTATTAAAGGGATTCCGGGTTCTTATTATGAAGCGGCTCAGCTTGACGGGGCCAATACATGGCAGCAAATTCGTTATATTACGCTACCGCAGCTTCGTTACGCTATTTTCTTCGTGTCCATTACGACGATGATCGGCTGGCTGCAATTTTTCGAGGAACCGTTTGTCATGACCAAAGGGAAACCGCTCGACGGCACGCTGACGGCATCCCTGTTCATTTACAATAACGGCTTCCAATTTAGTAAATTCGGGTATGCCGCGGCGGGATCGTTCATTCTGTTCTTCGCGATCATCGCGGTAACGCTGATTCAGTTCCGTTTGCAAAATAAAGCGGAGTCCTGA
- a CDS encoding sugar ABC transporter substrate-binding protein: MMKRTLGIILASTLLLGGALVGCSSKDDSSGKDASGKTTITLWGMGAEGKLLPEIVKGFEKENPDIHVEVQALPWDNAHDKLLTAVASKSGPDVVQLGTSWVPELASAGALTDITPYISKYPELESKNFFEGAVGTTKFEGKPVGVPWYTETRVLFYRSDLLKQVGYNEAPKTWEELSDAAQKLAARGKGKYGISFSAKEQSMGFMFALQNGSKLVDEQGNPLFNQPPFVDAVKYVNTFFQNGSNAVDIGIDSVQGLQGEGIVPMFISGPFMIKEIKSKAPELEGKWNIAELPGKVNNLSVLGGANLSIMKFSKHPEESAKFLAYMSKPETQLKWMDLSSNLPATTKSWEDAKLKSDPMLRTIRKQLDHSAALPQLAAWEEVSQQFIKSFERIYRGHADVQKEMDDFNQQAASIMKK, encoded by the coding sequence ATGATGAAAAGAACGTTAGGGATCATTTTGGCAAGTACCTTATTACTGGGGGGCGCGCTGGTGGGCTGCTCGTCCAAGGATGATTCGTCTGGCAAAGATGCGAGTGGCAAGACGACCATCACCTTATGGGGTATGGGAGCGGAAGGAAAGCTGCTGCCTGAAATTGTGAAAGGTTTTGAAAAGGAAAATCCGGATATTCATGTTGAGGTACAGGCGTTGCCTTGGGATAACGCTCACGATAAGCTGCTGACAGCAGTTGCTTCAAAATCCGGTCCGGACGTGGTTCAGTTAGGTACATCATGGGTTCCAGAACTTGCGTCTGCGGGTGCATTGACGGATATTACCCCTTATATCAGCAAGTATCCTGAGCTGGAATCGAAGAATTTCTTCGAGGGTGCTGTAGGTACGACAAAATTTGAAGGAAAACCGGTCGGTGTGCCTTGGTACACTGAAACGAGAGTTTTGTTCTACCGTTCTGACCTGCTGAAACAAGTCGGATATAATGAAGCACCTAAAACGTGGGAAGAGCTTTCCGATGCTGCCCAAAAGCTGGCGGCTCGGGGCAAAGGCAAATATGGTATCTCCTTTAGTGCAAAGGAGCAGTCTATGGGCTTTATGTTTGCTCTCCAGAACGGTTCCAAACTGGTTGACGAGCAGGGCAATCCGCTGTTCAACCAACCACCGTTTGTAGATGCTGTGAAGTATGTAAATACCTTTTTCCAAAATGGCTCTAACGCAGTGGATATTGGAATTGACTCCGTTCAAGGTTTGCAAGGCGAGGGGATCGTTCCAATGTTTATCAGCGGCCCTTTCATGATTAAAGAAATCAAGAGCAAGGCACCAGAACTGGAAGGTAAGTGGAATATAGCGGAGCTTCCTGGAAAAGTAAACAACCTGTCCGTTTTGGGTGGTGCCAACCTTTCAATTATGAAATTCAGCAAGCATCCAGAGGAGTCAGCCAAATTCCTGGCTTACATGAGCAAACCAGAAACGCAGCTGAAATGGATGGATCTGTCCAGTAACTTGCCTGCGACTACTAAATCGTGGGAAGATGCCAAACTGAAGAGTGATCCGATGCTTCGGACGATTCGCAAACAGCTAGATCATTCCGCAGCATTGCCGCAACTGGCTGCATGGGAAGAGGTTTCTCAACAATTTATCAAGAGCTTCGAGCGTATTTACCGCGGTCATGCCGATGTACAAAAGGAAATGGATGACTTTAATCAGCAGGCTGCAAGTATTATGAAAAAATAA
- a CDS encoding carbohydrate ABC transporter permease, which yields MNVRTAVQQARANTRSGEKTFQWFVATLLTVGGLLMVLPFAWMILSSFKTEGEVTQIPPTIWPQHFTLDNFKLLFDSMAFGTYLTNTLIIVLASFFGLFLNAMAGYGFAKFQFKGKGFLFYLVLATMMIPGQVTMIPVYLILNQMGLTNSMLGIVLPGLVGAFAIFLFRQFMSDIPEELLEATRLDGAGEFRTFLQIVLPISTPIIAVQAILTFIGGWNSFLWPLIIANDEKLYTLSVGLSLLKGQNESQFALQMAGSTFMVVPIMIIFIVFQKYIIENYTISGIK from the coding sequence ATGAACGTGAGAACAGCTGTTCAGCAAGCCCGCGCCAATACGCGCAGTGGTGAAAAAACATTTCAATGGTTCGTGGCGACTCTCCTGACCGTGGGAGGTCTGTTGATGGTGCTGCCTTTTGCGTGGATGATTTTATCCTCCTTTAAGACTGAGGGCGAGGTAACCCAAATTCCCCCGACCATCTGGCCGCAGCATTTTACACTGGATAATTTTAAATTACTATTCGATAGCATGGCTTTTGGAACCTATCTGACGAATACGCTGATCATTGTTTTAGCTTCTTTCTTCGGATTATTCCTGAATGCCATGGCGGGTTATGGCTTTGCCAAATTCCAATTTAAAGGCAAAGGGTTTCTGTTCTATCTGGTACTAGCAACGATGATGATTCCAGGTCAAGTGACGATGATTCCCGTCTATTTGATTCTGAACCAGATGGGATTGACCAATTCCATGCTGGGGATTGTCCTGCCTGGATTGGTAGGCGCGTTCGCGATCTTCCTGTTCCGGCAGTTCATGTCCGATATCCCGGAAGAACTGCTGGAGGCGACACGTCTGGATGGAGCAGGGGAATTCCGCACTTTTTTACAAATTGTGCTGCCCATTTCGACGCCAATTATCGCAGTACAGGCCATCCTGACCTTCATCGGTGGATGGAACAGCTTCTTGTGGCCACTCATTATTGCGAACGATGAGAAGCTGTACACCTTGTCCGTCGGACTGTCACTGCTCAAGGGACAGAACGAAAGCCAATTTGCCCTGCAAATGGCAGGTTCGACCTTCATGGTCGTTCCGATCATGATTATCTTCATTGTTTTCCAAAAGTATATTATTGAGAACTATACGATTTCGGGGATTAAGTAA